TGGTTCAGGGGAGGCAACTCTTACATCTAGAGATTAGTCTATATAGATACTAATTATAACTACATTTCATAAAAGTcctgttttgattgcgttataAATGTTACAGGTGTGTGTTTTTCTTCATAGCAGTTCTTTAGCTTGTTCTATCTTCCTGATAATTTGTACAAAATTTTAGTGACATGCAGACAAATGGACAGTTATCAAAATCTGGTAAAATAAAAGCTAAAAACCAAAACCTCAATTGAACTACAAGttctttaatatgtttttgcatAGGCATGTAATATATGATTCCAGAGAAAAACAAAGCATAATTATCTAATCTGGGATAGAAACATTATACTTTCAAATGAACTCTTATTATCAACAGTATACTTACAGTTGATAACTAAAACATAGTAATCTGCTGTCAGCAGTGTCAGAACTGTGGTGATCAATTCCCTTTAGTTAGAAATGGCATGTGATGTCACATGATCTagcttatatacatgtataatgagaTTACATATAAAACCCTAATTCTCGTACACATGTCCAAGGGTAATTAATTCTATTTCTGCTAaagtgatgtacatgtattgatttaTGATTAGGACTCAAAATCAATTGTTTCCATAATGTGAGACTACCAGGATAGTTATACATGTTCTTGAGTAGATGTGGATAACATGTTTAACTCatttaatattacaaaaatgcATTGACAGATGCGATGATACCAGAAAGTGAAAGAGAGATCCCTGACCATTCCAAACTGAGCACCCATTTTGACGAGGAAACCAGACAGGAGTTTGAGGAAAGGTTCGGGAAATACAGGAAAAAGAAAGGATCCAAGTACAGCCTACAAAATGTGTTGTGGTTCGTGGGATCCATCGCCATATTCTACTACACTGATTTTTACATTGCATGCAGATACGATCCAAGGGTCAATAGGTATGTGGAATACATCattcaaaatacatatttaccGGTAATAAATTAATtcttctttgaaaaaaaaaagtaatctAATTTCCGGTGTAGGACTGTTTCTTGATTTAAATCGATGATCGAGTGATTATGATTTTCCTAAAGACTGGTGGGTATTGATTTATCAAGTCAATAATTGAATattaaaatgggagataacttgtgcttattttattttgttctgaACTTTTCTTATGTGTAAATTGGTGGAAAACcacattttaaaatgtcattgacatgttagataaacaataatttgaatttaagaCAAAAAATGACTTCTTTGTACTGTTAACACAGGATATATATCTTTCTAAAATTCTTCAGAGAAAATAAAAGGTAGAAATTTTTCTATAAATGTTATCCAATTATGAAATCGATAATTAGTAGGTTGTCCTTAACCAATCATTGAATGTGGTTTTACAACTGATTCCCAACactatttatttcattaaacacCAGTATTACTAATAGACTTACTTTGAATCCACGGATACACTGTCATTAGCTCAAACTAACTGTAAAATTATAGTCATGCATGCTTTTACATAGATATGAATCTTACCAATCAAATGCAGTGTATTATCTGTAGAACCTAGTACCATACAGCTTCTCTTGGAACTCTTTTGTTATTCCTGttatcaaatataaaagaaaCGAGACCATGCATGTTTTGGCAGAAATTGGTTCAACATTGGTGCTGTTCTCATAGTGATCAACGTGTGTATAGCATTATTCTTCATTGTGTGGCTATCTGGCATAAAGAAAGTGGATGTGGATGAATGGGAAAAACGGTATCCAATACTAATCCCCATAGCAACAGGGGCCTTTATAATTGGTGGAATGTGgtaagtatgaaaaataatcaatctTGATCCCATAGCCACATTAAGGGGCTATACAGGTGTCTGTCTTCTTCCCATAGCAATGCATTCTGCAGAAATTGGACAGATTCTTTTATATATTCAGCTCTTGGTATTTTCACAAAACTTTGTTGGTGTGCACCAGTCATCCAGTGTTATATATTTGGTCATCTGATCAATGAGTTTGTTcaataaatgacctttacctcaaggtcacagggtcaaagaggctaaaatcttttaaaagacTTCCTGTCTATAACTAAGAGTCCTTAATGTCTTAATTCTCATGAATAACTTGTAAACATAGGAACCTGATATTGGGTTTGAGACATGCCGAAATGAATGggcagggatcaatctaggttttgggggaaactaccctttttcaaaattGGGGAAAAGCTTGgcgaaatataggggaatttgaatcttcttactttggtccaaaattatattcattttgaccaaaaagtactgtaaaacaacttattttatttttagttttagtaAAGCacgattttaagctcaataataaaaaatttgagtttatcataaaatatgcaataGCCGTATGgt
This genomic window from Argopecten irradians isolate NY chromosome 11, Ai_NY, whole genome shotgun sequence contains:
- the LOC138334927 gene encoding transmembrane protein 128-like; translated protein: MASTGENEPLLISSEEEMEKIRRRVQHKIAEKYLEVLDPDAMIPESEREIPDHSKLSTHFDEETRQEFEERFGKYRKKKGSKYSLQNVLWFVGSIAIFYYTDFYIACRYDPRVNRNWFNIGAVLIVINVCIALFFIVWLSGIKKVDVDEWEKRYPILIPIATGAFIIGGMCVTVGLWPVWSFFTPIILFTLFMGFVVFIAMIP